The following proteins come from a genomic window of Sorghum bicolor cultivar BTx623 chromosome 3, Sorghum_bicolor_NCBIv3, whole genome shotgun sequence:
- the LOC110433911 gene encoding aspartic proteinase-like, translated as MGQKHLLLLACFWVLSCSLLLHASSDGLLRINLNKKKLDKEALTAAKLAKESRLRRSVGAGQYLGASTDDIVPLDNYLDTQYFGEIGIGTPSQNFTVIFDTGSSNLWVPSSKCYFSIACYLHHRYKSTKSKTYKKNGESCTITYGSGQIAGFFSEDNVLVGNLVVQNQQFIETTRETSPTFIIGKFDGILGLGFPEISVGGAPPIWQSMKEQKLVAEDVFSFWLNRDPDASAGGELVFGGVDPKHYKGNHTYVPVTRKGYWQFDMGDLLIGGHSTGYCAGGCAAIVDSGTSLLAGPTTIVAQVNHAIGAEGIISTECKEVVREYGEMILELLIAQTSPQKVCTQIGLCVFDGAHSLSNPIESVVEKQNRGSDLFCTACEMAVVWIQNQLRENKTKELILNYANQLCERLPSPNGESTVDCDQISEMPNLAFTIANKTFTLTPEQYIVKLEQAGQTICISGFMAYDVPPPRGPLWILGDVFMGAYHTVFDFGENRIGFAKPA; from the exons ATGGGGCAGAAGCACCTTTTGTTGCTGGCttgtttctgggtcctgtcATGTTCCTTGCTACTTCATGCTTCCTCCGATGGACTGTTAAGAATCAACCTGAATAAGAAGAAACTGGACAAGGAAGCTTTGACTGCTGCAAAATTGGCGAAGGAGAGCCGCCTTCGAAGGTCTGTGGGTGCTGGCCAATATCTTGGTGCCTCAACTGATGACATAGTTCCTTTGGACAACTACCTGGACACTCAGTACTTTGGAGAGATTGGTATTGGCACACCATCACAGAACTTCACGGTGATATTTGACACTGGAAGCTCCAACTTGTGGGTTCCCTCATCCAAGTGCTACTTTTCG ATAGCATGCTACTTACACCACAGATACAAGTCAACCAAGTCGAAGACTTACAAAAAGAATG GAGAATCTTGTACAATCACATATGGTTCCGGGCAAATCGCTGGCTTCTTCAGTGAGGACAATGTGTTGGTTGGTAACCTTGTTGTGCAAAATCAG CAATTTATTGAGACGACTCGTGAAACCAGCCCTACTTTCATCATTGGGAAGTTTGATGGAATTCTTGGCCTCGGATTTCCTGAAATTTCTGTGGGAGGAGCCCCTCCAATTTG GCAGAGCATGAAAGAGCAGAAACTGGTCGCAGAGGATGTCTTCTCTTTCTGGCTTAATCGTGACCCTGATGCATCTGCTGGAGGCGAGCTTGTCTTTGGTGGTGTTGATCCAAAACACTACAAGGGGAACCATACATATGTTCCCGTTACTCGCAAAGGCTACTGGCAGTTTGACATGGGAGATCTTCTTATTGGTGGCCACTCGACTGGTTACTGTGCTGGTGGCTGTGCTGCTATTGTGGACTCAGGGACTTCATTGCTTGCTGGTCCAACA ACCATAGTGGCTCAAGTCAATCATGCAATTGGGGCTGAGGGGATCATCAGTACAGAATGCAAAGAAGTGGTGAGAGAGTATGGAGAGATGATCCTTGAGTTACTCATAGCACAG ACAAGCCCACAGAAAGTGTGCACTCAGATTGGTCTCTGTGTATTTGATGGTGCCCATTCTCTCAG TAACCCAATTGAATCTGTTGTTGAGAAACAAAATCGTGGTTCTGATCTTTTCTGTACTGCTTGTGAGATGGCTGTTGTCTGGATACAGAACCAACTCCGAGAAAACAAGACAAAAGAGCTCATTTTGAATTATGCTAATCAG CTCTGTGAGCGTCTCCCGAGCCCCAATGGCGAATCAACTGTTGATTGTGATCAGATCTCAGAGATGCCAAATCTTGCATTTACCATAGCAAACAAGACTTTCACCTTAACACCAGAGCAG TACATAGTGAAGCTGGAGCAAGCAGGACAAACCATCTGCATCAGCGGGTTTATGGCATATGACGTGCCGCCTCCTCGTGGTCCTCTCTG GATACTTGGTGATGTTTTCATGGGTGCCTACCACACTGTTTTTGACTTCGGCGAGAACAGGATTGGGTTTGCCAAACCTGCCTGA